The following coding sequences are from one Triticum dicoccoides isolate Atlit2015 ecotype Zavitan chromosome 4A, WEW_v2.0, whole genome shotgun sequence window:
- the LOC119288350 gene encoding uncharacterized protein LOC119288350: MGSDDSGRGSIAFFGTYRPPVPLDIYSCPADPPPSSREDEHHLTDGVSYNQNGRAIPAAALKELLTFLGKKNPALAAECGATPDDAEQGRVAGLVFVSERDKGLETLHVALVRPKGEGGAVKVLSLGDVYGAGTFGGSRMEDSGCVAGGFKVGARAVGHSLVYVSTKEPVTRRRTPWTVVYRTNLADGKTERLTPPGQYDVSPAVSPSGKMVAVANFRGNKWTGEIERLNTDIAVMNVDRTAQGGLRRRILIRDGGWPTWGSDNVIFFHRGTGESPTNWAVFRYDMATKETVRVTPEAIDAMTPAAISETRVAVAAIRQKSRQAAMTTPREEAQYRHIEIFDVASPDRPAVQISQKIRPKGDHYNPFVADGGSRIGYHRVRTDDLVIGNNLSAPNKSFDKMHSPHTDVGLFRVSGVFPTISKDGAKLAFVDNEFKAVWLADTQGLRVVYEKRGSNSVFSTAWNQNPDKDTLYVCVGPSFSAAKPLEIYAISNVSGPSAGRKVQRLTAGNFNNAFPSSNAQGDKFVFRSTRDGGKEKFHKNLYIMEDAEEGEFGQGTVTRLTNGPWTDTHCSWSPKGDWIVFSSTREMPASAPEMAFLDAGYFAVYLVKVSDPTVVVRVVQSSATLAGHVNHPIFSPDMKSIVFASDLAAVSNEPISMPVFLHSVRPYGDILSVDLRDTDDITKNKDIQEFHRITHSRYEYSTPTWTKFATDDPNEQWNMLAAKGSTPFRPACPYMYPDGGEGWHMAGHLTIPKRCC, encoded by the exons ATGGGGAGCGACGACAGCGGCCGTGGCAGCATCGCCTTCTTCGGCACCTACCGCCCGCCAGTGCCACTGGACATCTACTCCTGCCCGGCCGACCCGCCGCCGTCCTCGCGGGAGGACGAGCACCACCTCACCGACGGCGTGTCCTACAACCAGAACGGCCGGGCCATCCCGGCGGCCGCGCTCAAGGAGCTCCTCACGTTCCTTGGCAAGAAGAACCCCGCGCTCGCCGCCGAGTGCGGCGCCACGCCGGACGACGCCGAGCAGGGCCGCGTCGCCGGCCTCGTCTTCGTCTCCGAGAGGGACAAGGGGCTCGAGACGCTGCACGTGGCCCTTGTGCGCCCCAAAGGCGAAGGTGGTGCGGTGAAGGTGCTGAGCCTGGGCGACGTCTATGGCGCCGGCACCTTCGGCGGCTCGCGGATGGAGGACAGCGGCTGCGTCGCCGGCGGCTTCAAGGTGGGCGCTCGCGCCGTCGGCCACTCCCTCGTCTACGTCTCCACCAAGGAGCCGGTGACGAGGCGCCGCACGCCCTGGACCGTGGTGTACCGGACCAACCTCGCCGACGGCAAGACCGAGCGCCTCACCCCGCCAGGCCAGTACGACGTCAGCCCGGCCGTGTCGCCCTCCGGCAAGATGGTGGCCGTGGCCAACTTCCGCGGGAACAAGTGGACGGGCGAGATCGAGCGCCTCAACACCGACATCGCCGTCATGAACGTGGACAGGACGGCGCAGGGCGGCCTGCGCCGCAGGATCCTCATCCGGGACGGCGGGTGGCCGACGTGGGGCAGCGACAACGTCATCTTCTTCCACCGAGGGACCGGCGAGTCCCCGACGAACTGGGCCGTGTTCCGCTACGACATGGCCACCAAGGAGACCGTCCGGGTGACGCCCGAGGCCATCGACGCCATGACCCCCGCGGCCATCAGCGAGACCAGGGTCGCCGTGGCCGCCATCCGCCAGAAGTCTAGGCAGGCCGCCATGACCACGCCGCGAGAGGAGGCGCAGTACCGCCACATCGAGATCTTCGACGTCGCGTCGCCGGACCGCCCCGCCGTGCAGATCAGCCAGAAGATCAGGCCGAAAGGCGACCACTACAACCCTTTCGTGGCCGACGGCGGCAGCCGCATCGGCTACCATCGGGTCAGAACCGACGATCTCGTCATTGGG AATAATCTTTCTGCCCCTAACAAGAGCTTCGACAAGATGCACTCCCCTCACACAGATGTGGGGCTGTTCCGGGTGTCGGGTGTGTTCCCAACCATTTCCAAGGATGGCGCCAAGCTCGCCTTCGTCGACAACGAGTTCAAGGCCGTGTGGCTTGCCGACACCCAAGGCCTGCGCGTCGTCTATGAG AAGCGGGGCTCCAACAGCGTCTTCTCAACGGCGTGGAACCAGAACCCGGACAAGGACACGTTGTACGTCTGCGTGGGCCCGTCCTTCTCCGCCGCCAAGCCATTGGAGATCTACGCCATCTCCAACGTGTCCGGGCCGTCCGCCGGCCGGAAGGTGCAGCGCCTCACCGCCGGGAACTTCAACAACGCCTTCCCGTCGAGCAACGCGCAGGGGGACAAGTTTGTGTTTCGGTCCACGAGGGACGGCGGCAAAGAGAAGTTCCACAAGAACCTCTACATCATGGAGGACGCGGAGGAGGGGGAGTTCGGCCAGGGCACGGTCACACGGCTCACCAACGGGCCGTGGACCGACACCCACTGCAGCTGGTCGCCCAAGGGTGACTGGATCGTCTTCTCCTCCACGCGCGAGATGCCGGCCAGCGCGCCGGAGATGGCCTTCCTTGACGCGGGCTACTTCGCCGTGTACCTGGTGAAGGTCAGCGACCCCACGGTGGTCGTGCGCGTGGTGCAAAGCTCGGCGACCCTCGCGGGACACGTGAACCACCCTATTTTCAGCCCCGACATGAAGAGCATTGTCTTCGCCTCCGACCTTGCCGCCGTCTCCAATGAGCCGATCTCGATGCCCGTCTTCCTGCACTCCGTCAGGCCCTACGGCGACATCCTCTCCGTCGACCTCCGCGACACCGATGACATCACCAAGAACAAGGACATCCAGGAGTTCCACCGCATCACGCACAGTCGCTACGAGTACTCCACTCCGACGTGGACCAAGTTCGCCACCGACGACCCCAATGAGCAGTGGAACATGCTCGCCGCCAAGGGCAGCACCCCATTCAGGCCGGCGTGCCCTTACATGTACCCTGACGGAGGAGAGGGCTGGCACATGGCCGGCCACCTCACCATCCCAAAGAGATGCTGCTAG